The following are encoded in a window of Aquipuribacter hungaricus genomic DNA:
- a CDS encoding UDP-glucose dehydrogenase family protein: MRISVIGCGYLGAVHAACMAELGHDVVGIDVDEAKVALLSDSKAPFFEPGLPELLEKVMPTGRLRFTTDMSEVAGAQVHFVCVGTPQRKGEYAADLRYVDSAVDALAPYLEGTAEAPALVVGKSTVPVGTAARLAERVAELAPAGSRTILAWNPEFLREGFAVKDTLTPDRFVYGLPAGEDGPVAKALLDEVYATPLSTGTPLVTTDYPTAELVKVAANSFLATKISFINAMAEVCEKVDADVVALADAIGHDARIGRRFLNAGVGFGGGCLPKDIRAFMARAGELGADQALTFLREVDDINMRRRARMVEMTREACEGSLLGRRVAVLGAAFKPNSDDIRDSPALSVSAQLRLQGAHVTVYDPEAMDNARKIWPELRFGTDVADTIEGADVVLMLTEWDEFLALDPEQTGKQVRQRRILDGRNALDPAAWRAAGWTYRAMGRPRA; encoded by the coding sequence GTGCGTATCTCTGTGATCGGTTGCGGCTACCTCGGCGCTGTCCACGCCGCCTGCATGGCGGAGCTCGGCCACGACGTGGTCGGCATCGACGTCGACGAGGCGAAGGTGGCGCTGCTCAGCGACTCCAAGGCCCCGTTCTTCGAGCCCGGGCTCCCGGAGCTCCTCGAGAAGGTGATGCCGACCGGCCGTCTCCGGTTCACCACCGACATGTCCGAGGTCGCCGGCGCGCAGGTGCACTTCGTCTGCGTCGGCACCCCCCAGCGCAAGGGCGAGTACGCGGCGGACCTCCGCTACGTCGACTCCGCCGTGGACGCCCTGGCCCCGTACCTCGAGGGGACCGCCGAGGCCCCGGCCCTGGTCGTCGGCAAGTCGACCGTCCCCGTCGGCACCGCGGCCCGCCTGGCCGAGCGCGTCGCCGAGCTGGCCCCGGCCGGCAGCCGCACCATCCTCGCCTGGAACCCCGAGTTCCTCCGCGAGGGCTTCGCCGTCAAGGACACCCTGACCCCCGACCGCTTCGTCTACGGCCTGCCCGCGGGCGAGGACGGCCCCGTCGCCAAGGCTCTGCTCGACGAGGTCTACGCCACCCCGCTGTCGACCGGCACCCCGCTCGTCACGACGGACTACCCGACCGCCGAGCTGGTCAAGGTGGCCGCGAACTCGTTCCTCGCCACCAAGATCTCGTTCATCAACGCCATGGCCGAGGTCTGCGAGAAGGTCGACGCCGACGTGGTGGCGCTGGCCGACGCGATCGGCCACGACGCCCGGATCGGCCGCCGGTTCCTCAACGCCGGCGTCGGCTTCGGCGGCGGTTGCCTGCCCAAGGACATCCGCGCCTTCATGGCCCGGGCCGGGGAGCTCGGCGCCGACCAGGCCCTGACCTTCCTGCGCGAGGTCGACGACATCAACATGCGCCGCCGCGCCCGCATGGTCGAGATGACCCGCGAGGCGTGCGAGGGCTCGCTGCTCGGCCGCCGCGTCGCGGTGCTCGGTGCGGCGTTCAAGCCCAACAGCGACGACATCCGCGACTCCCCCGCCCTGAGCGTCTCCGCCCAGCTGCGGCTGCAGGGCGCGCACGTCACCGTGTACGACCCCGAGGCGATGGACAACGCCCGCAAGATCTGGCCGGAGCTGCGCTTCGGCACGGACGTCGCGGACACCATCGAGGGCGCCGACGTCGTGCTCATGCTCACCGAGTGGGACGAGTTCCTGGCCCTGGACCCGGAGCAGACCGGCAAGCAGGTCCGCCAGCGCCGCATCCTCGACGGGCGCAACGCCCTGGACCCCGCCGCCTGGCGGGCCGCCGGGTGGACCTACCGCGCCATGGGCCGTCCGCGGGCCTGA